From the genome of Nitrospira lenta, one region includes:
- the lon gene encoding endopeptidase La, whose product MTDSIEQDLQPPQNVEVPDQLPLLPVRDIVVFPYMVLPLFVGREMSIKAIEAALAGNRMIFLATQKALDVENPTPDDIHAIGTVGIIMRMLKLPDERIKILVQGIAKAKVTNYIQSDPYYSVRIDKIPDTKITASTLESEAVMRTVKEQIERIVSLGKVLIPDVMVVIENLEEPGRLADMVASNLGLKVDVTQSVLELSDPIQRLRRVSDILGKEIEVLSMQQKIQAQAKGEMDKTQREYFLREQLKAIQKELGELDERAEEVTEFRKRIADAKMPEKVLKEAEKQLKRLEKMHPDTAESATVRTYLEWMVELPWSKRSKDNLDLKAAARVLNEDHYDLEKVKERILEYLAVRKLKEKMKGPILCFVGPPGVGKTSLGKSIAKALGREFVRISLGGVRDEAEIRGHRRTYVGALPGRLIQGMKQAGTANPVFMLDEVDKVGMDFRGDPSAALLEVLDPEQNNAFTDHYLGVPFDLTEVMFITTANLIDPILPALRDRMEVIEIPGYTEEEKLGIAQTYLIPRQLTEHGITTKHVKVSDPALRQIITNYTREAGVRNLEREIANVMRKVAKKVAEGKGQGFPVTPANLNKYLGVPKYVPEAELEKDEIGVATGLAWTESGGDVLYIEATAMKGKGQLTLTGHLGDVMKESAQAALSYVRSREKTLNLNPDMFSKQDLHIHVPAGAIPKDGPSAGITMATAIASALSGIPVRRDLAMTGEITLRGRVMAIGGLKEKILAAKRAMLTTVILPRRNKKDLEEIPKHILKGIQLHFADTMDDVMKVALRRKPKTPAAPKKISAPSAAARNKPSRAQKSRKTAGSRAARATIMALPAHLRP is encoded by the coding sequence ATGACTGACTCGATCGAACAAGACCTTCAGCCTCCGCAAAACGTAGAAGTCCCGGACCAGCTTCCGCTGCTGCCCGTTCGCGATATTGTCGTCTTCCCCTATATGGTCTTGCCGCTGTTTGTGGGGCGCGAGATGTCCATCAAGGCCATCGAAGCGGCCCTCGCGGGCAACCGCATGATCTTTCTGGCCACCCAGAAAGCCCTCGACGTCGAGAACCCGACACCCGACGACATTCATGCGATCGGCACCGTCGGCATCATCATGCGCATGCTCAAGCTGCCCGATGAGCGGATCAAGATTCTCGTGCAAGGCATCGCCAAGGCCAAGGTCACGAATTATATTCAATCCGACCCCTACTACTCCGTGCGCATCGACAAAATTCCCGACACCAAGATCACGGCGTCGACGCTGGAGTCCGAGGCCGTCATGCGGACGGTCAAGGAACAGATCGAACGGATCGTCAGCCTGGGGAAAGTCTTGATTCCTGACGTCATGGTCGTCATCGAAAATCTGGAAGAGCCCGGACGCTTGGCCGACATGGTGGCCTCGAACCTCGGACTCAAAGTCGACGTCACGCAAAGTGTGCTGGAGCTTTCGGACCCGATCCAACGGCTCCGCCGGGTCAGCGACATTCTCGGCAAAGAGATCGAAGTCCTCTCGATGCAACAAAAGATTCAGGCGCAGGCCAAAGGCGAGATGGACAAAACACAGCGGGAATACTTCCTGCGCGAACAGCTCAAAGCGATTCAGAAAGAACTGGGCGAGCTCGACGAGCGGGCGGAAGAGGTCACGGAGTTCCGGAAACGGATCGCCGATGCCAAGATGCCTGAAAAAGTCTTGAAAGAGGCGGAGAAACAGCTGAAGCGGTTGGAAAAGATGCATCCGGATACCGCCGAGTCCGCCACGGTCCGCACCTATCTCGAATGGATGGTCGAGTTACCCTGGTCGAAACGATCCAAAGACAATCTCGATCTCAAAGCCGCCGCCCGGGTGCTCAATGAGGATCACTACGACCTCGAAAAGGTGAAAGAGCGCATCCTCGAATATCTGGCCGTTCGGAAACTCAAAGAGAAAATGAAAGGCCCGATCCTCTGCTTCGTCGGCCCTCCGGGCGTCGGGAAAACGTCGCTGGGAAAATCTATCGCCAAAGCCCTCGGACGGGAATTCGTCCGCATCAGTCTCGGCGGCGTGCGCGATGAAGCGGAAATCCGCGGCCATCGCCGTACCTATGTCGGCGCGCTCCCGGGCCGCCTGATCCAAGGCATGAAGCAAGCCGGCACGGCGAACCCCGTCTTCATGCTCGACGAAGTCGACAAAGTCGGCATGGATTTCCGTGGGGACCCTTCAGCCGCGCTGCTTGAAGTCTTAGACCCTGAACAAAACAATGCGTTTACCGACCACTACCTCGGGGTCCCGTTCGATTTGACCGAAGTCATGTTCATCACGACGGCTAACTTGATCGATCCGATTCTTCCGGCCCTCCGCGACCGGATGGAGGTCATCGAAATTCCCGGCTACACCGAAGAAGAAAAGCTGGGCATCGCGCAAACCTATTTGATTCCCCGCCAGCTGACCGAACACGGCATCACCACCAAGCATGTGAAGGTGAGCGACCCCGCGCTGCGGCAGATCATCACCAACTATACGCGTGAAGCCGGCGTCCGCAATCTGGAACGCGAAATCGCGAATGTCATGCGGAAGGTCGCGAAGAAGGTCGCCGAGGGGAAAGGCCAAGGATTTCCCGTCACCCCAGCCAACCTGAACAAGTACCTGGGCGTCCCCAAGTATGTGCCGGAAGCGGAACTCGAAAAGGATGAGATCGGCGTTGCGACAGGACTGGCCTGGACCGAGTCGGGCGGCGATGTGCTCTACATTGAAGCCACGGCCATGAAGGGGAAGGGCCAGCTGACGCTCACCGGGCACCTCGGAGACGTCATGAAGGAATCCGCCCAGGCCGCCCTCAGCTATGTGCGGTCACGGGAAAAAACGCTCAATCTCAATCCAGACATGTTCAGTAAACAGGATCTCCATATCCATGTTCCGGCCGGAGCCATCCCGAAGGACGGTCCCTCTGCCGGCATTACGATGGCCACCGCGATTGCCTCGGCGCTGTCGGGTATTCCCGTCAGGCGAGACTTGGCGATGACCGGTGAAATTACCTTACGCGGCCGCGTCATGGCCATCGGAGGACTCAAAGAAAAAATCCTCGCGGCCAAGCGGGCCATGCTCACGACCGTGATCCTCCCGCGGCGAAACAAGAAAGACTTGGAAGAAATTCCCAAGCACATCTTAAAGGGCATTCAGCTGCACTTTGCCGACACCATGGACGATGTCATGAAGGTCGCCCTGCGACGAAAACCGAAGACACCGGCGGCGCCTAAGAAAATCTCCGCACCCTCGGCAGCGGCGAGGAACAAACCCTCGCGGGCACAGAAGAGCCGAAAAACCGCCGGAAGCCGAGCCGCACGGGCCACGATCATGGCCTTACCCGCTCACCTCCGGCCATAA
- the thiL gene encoding thiamine-phosphate kinase — protein MASRKATQPIHEFPLIRQLQRRYERRSPLVRKGIGDDAAVVSIPAGDWAVLTTDLLTEGIHFDLRTTTPMSIGHRAAMANLSDVAAMGATPRFLLVSLAIPPTLRADDIHALYRGLMSACGQHQVHLIGGDTSASRQGLFLSLTLFGTTPKNRVLFRSGARSGDGIYVTGTLGDSLAGLRLLTNRRPSQQGTALKKKARDFLIDRHRHPTARVQEGLWLNRTQLATAAIDLSDGLSGDLRHVCEESQVGADIALATLPISPACRAYADAHKIDPATLALAGGEDYELLFTVAADDEQKLERQARSRGFLVTKIGRIRPRRFGLQSLASDGTRTPLPITSYRHFTSRMKHSG, from the coding sequence ATGGCCAGCCGGAAGGCCACGCAACCCATCCATGAATTTCCGCTCATCCGGCAACTCCAGCGCCGGTATGAGCGGCGTAGTCCGTTAGTCCGGAAAGGCATCGGCGACGATGCTGCGGTTGTCTCGATCCCCGCCGGCGACTGGGCCGTTCTCACGACCGACCTCCTGACCGAAGGCATCCATTTCGATCTGCGTACAACCACACCAATGTCGATCGGCCATCGGGCAGCCATGGCTAATTTGAGCGATGTCGCGGCCATGGGCGCCACCCCACGCTTTCTTCTCGTATCGCTGGCGATTCCACCCACGCTCCGCGCAGACGATATTCACGCCCTCTATCGAGGGCTTATGTCGGCATGCGGGCAGCACCAGGTACACCTGATCGGCGGCGACACATCAGCCTCGCGTCAGGGCCTGTTTCTCAGTCTCACCCTGTTCGGCACCACGCCAAAGAACCGCGTCTTGTTTCGAAGCGGAGCGCGAAGCGGAGATGGGATCTACGTCACCGGCACGCTCGGAGATTCTCTGGCGGGACTCCGGCTCCTCACAAATCGCCGCCCCTCCCAGCAAGGAACAGCCTTAAAAAAGAAGGCCCGCGATTTCTTGATCGACCGGCATCGGCATCCGACCGCACGAGTCCAGGAAGGCCTTTGGCTCAACCGAACCCAACTGGCAACCGCCGCGATCGATCTCTCCGATGGCCTCTCCGGTGATCTCCGCCATGTATGCGAGGAGAGTCAGGTGGGTGCCGACATCGCTCTCGCAACACTCCCCATTTCACCGGCCTGTCGAGCCTATGCCGATGCGCACAAAATCGATCCCGCCACACTCGCACTGGCAGGCGGGGAAGACTATGAACTTCTTTTTACCGTAGCGGCAGACGACGAGCAGAAGCTGGAGCGTCAGGCCCGATCCAGAGGATTCCTGGTCACCAAGATCGGCAGGATCCGTCCCCGCCGATTCGGCCTACAGTCCCTTGCTTCCGATGGCACCAGGACGCCATTACCAATTACCAGCTATCGCCATTTCACCTCACGAATGAAACACAGTGGGTGA
- a CDS encoding DUF2062 domain-containing protein: protein MGERTSFRTLLRQVLHLQEPPQRTALAFALGVFVAFCPAYGFHMILVGLFTWLFRLNFVALLAGALINNPWTIAPILGLTYWSGALLIGQTDTPAFDWQDLSFSGLYQQMLPYALPFTLGGIVLSLVGSLLAYPAACYFISKYRRSCSPSPCDPAPLPPHDPLR, encoded by the coding sequence GTGGGTGAGCGTACGTCCTTCCGCACGCTCCTTCGCCAAGTCCTGCATCTTCAGGAGCCGCCTCAGCGTACAGCCTTGGCCTTTGCGCTCGGCGTGTTCGTGGCCTTTTGCCCGGCCTACGGCTTTCACATGATTCTCGTCGGCTTGTTCACCTGGCTATTCAGGCTCAATTTCGTGGCGCTGCTAGCCGGGGCACTGATCAACAATCCCTGGACCATTGCCCCCATTCTGGGCCTCACTTACTGGAGCGGCGCCTTGCTGATCGGCCAAACCGATACGCCCGCATTCGACTGGCAGGACCTCAGCTTCAGCGGACTCTATCAACAAATGCTGCCCTATGCCCTGCCATTTACCCTGGGAGGCATCGTCCTGAGCCTCGTCGGATCGCTCCTGGCCTATCCAGCCGCGTGCTATTTCATTTCCAAATATCGCCGTTCCTGTTCCCCTTCCCCATGCGACCCCGCGCCATTGCCGCCCCATGATCCGCTGCGTTAA
- a CDS encoding HD domain-containing protein: MIQPIDEPLNAPYDGSALIADPIHKYVSFTVPYATPDPHERTEKDLIDSPWVQRLRYIYQLQSARWVYPSAEHTRFVHSLGTMHVAGRFARHLYPYLKKVVKEVPSANYVEELLRVTALVHDIGHGPFCHFFDDNYLHGFHLTHEKLGQIIVRDHLGAIIRKIRRSPSGPFDKGEELNPDQIAHLILKEKGKDNSKIPRWLDMLQPVISGSYTGDNLDYVLRDSYMCGVAVGPVDLTRLIHYTIITDKGFTIHKTGLPALQMFLNTRMYLYSNVYFHRTTRAIDIHLRDIFGDTMKLLFPNDPRKKMDDYLRLTDWSLLEEVRQWTTSRQKARRRLGQEWARILDRDVKWKMAYSTALKEKGQERGMAFPSHEQFALQIVKELPKELRKVEFRVDMAPLDPRPDPKDRRGNPLYVYDPGTRLVSAEPLEEFLDLLPTRLIQFRVYGLDHRHDAALSRATATVLNKTPSSLESNY, from the coding sequence GTGATACAACCGATCGACGAACCCCTCAATGCTCCCTATGACGGCTCCGCCCTCATCGCCGATCCGATCCACAAATATGTGTCGTTCACCGTCCCCTATGCGACGCCCGATCCGCACGAGCGCACTGAAAAAGATCTGATCGATTCACCCTGGGTCCAGCGGCTCCGCTATATTTATCAACTCCAGAGCGCGCGCTGGGTCTACCCCTCGGCGGAACATACCCGGTTCGTCCATTCGCTCGGGACGATGCACGTGGCCGGCCGATTCGCCCGGCACCTCTATCCCTATCTCAAGAAAGTCGTGAAAGAGGTCCCGTCGGCCAACTATGTCGAAGAACTCCTGCGGGTAACGGCCTTGGTCCATGACATCGGCCACGGCCCCTTTTGCCACTTCTTCGACGACAACTATCTCCACGGCTTTCACCTCACACACGAAAAACTTGGGCAAATCATTGTCCGTGACCATCTCGGCGCCATTATTCGGAAAATCAGGCGCAGCCCGTCAGGTCCCTTCGACAAAGGCGAGGAGCTGAATCCCGATCAGATCGCTCATCTGATTCTGAAAGAAAAGGGGAAGGACAATTCCAAAATCCCGCGCTGGCTCGACATGCTGCAACCGGTCATCTCCGGAAGTTATACCGGCGACAACCTGGACTATGTCCTCCGTGACTCGTACATGTGCGGCGTGGCTGTCGGCCCCGTCGATCTGACTCGACTGATCCACTACACCATCATCACCGACAAAGGATTCACCATCCACAAGACCGGCCTTCCGGCCTTGCAAATGTTCCTGAACACCAGAATGTATCTCTATTCCAACGTGTATTTTCACCGCACGACCCGAGCGATCGACATTCATCTGCGAGATATTTTCGGGGACACAATGAAGCTGCTCTTCCCGAACGATCCGCGCAAAAAAATGGACGACTATTTACGGCTCACAGACTGGTCGCTGTTAGAAGAAGTCCGCCAGTGGACAACATCCCGCCAGAAGGCACGCCGCAGGCTCGGCCAGGAATGGGCGCGTATCCTGGATCGCGATGTGAAATGGAAAATGGCTTACAGTACGGCGTTGAAAGAGAAGGGGCAGGAACGGGGCATGGCGTTCCCGAGTCACGAGCAATTTGCGCTGCAAATTGTCAAAGAGCTTCCTAAGGAGCTGAGGAAAGTTGAGTTTCGGGTCGACATGGCCCCGCTCGACCCGAGGCCGGATCCGAAAGATCGCCGAGGCAATCCGCTCTATGTCTACGATCCCGGGACCAGACTGGTCTCAGCCGAACCGCTGGAAGAATTTCTCGACTTGCTTCCGACGCGCCTGATTCAATTCAGAGTCTACGGGTTGGATCACCGCCATGACGCAGCCTTGTCACGTGCCACCGCCACCGTCCTCAACAAGACGCCCTCCAGCCTCGAATCCAACTACTAG
- a CDS encoding M23 family metallopeptidase gives MKAMIQAVQQRASQFDRMILTAMVLIASIFPIELVPGSPPAPKGADGQYSGRQGQIVLVKVPGDDPQAEVRGTFMGRTLSLFLDPRSGEAPGYVGLLGLDMQDEPGTHELAVDIKTGDQTKHVSLNVLVVKEKFRVEHLKLPKEKVDLDEKALARWKAEQEQVKTALADDSRVKLWQGGFQEPVGGKRTGIFGSVRIMNGQARNPHNGEDIGAPMGTDVLATNDGVVRLTVDHIFSGKGVYVDHGLGFYSMYFHLSEVSVKEGDQVKAGQVVGKVGATGRATGPHLHWGVKLNGARVNPYALLDLPFKGAIQSAAPETVTKPTSGVGLSPP, from the coding sequence ATGAAGGCCATGATTCAAGCCGTTCAACAGCGCGCGTCGCAATTCGATCGCATGATTCTCACCGCGATGGTCTTGATTGCGAGCATTTTCCCGATTGAACTCGTTCCGGGGTCGCCGCCGGCGCCGAAGGGGGCGGACGGACAATACAGCGGGAGACAGGGACAGATCGTGCTGGTCAAAGTGCCCGGAGACGATCCCCAAGCAGAAGTCCGCGGGACGTTCATGGGACGAACCCTCTCGCTCTTTCTGGACCCGCGAAGCGGCGAAGCGCCGGGGTATGTCGGATTGCTGGGCCTCGATATGCAGGATGAGCCCGGGACGCATGAATTGGCGGTGGACATCAAGACCGGCGACCAGACGAAGCATGTCAGCCTGAATGTGCTGGTCGTTAAAGAAAAGTTTCGAGTCGAGCATTTGAAGCTGCCGAAAGAGAAGGTGGATCTGGACGAGAAAGCACTGGCCCGGTGGAAAGCCGAACAAGAACAGGTGAAAACGGCGCTGGCTGATGATTCACGCGTGAAACTCTGGCAGGGCGGTTTTCAGGAGCCGGTCGGCGGCAAGCGCACTGGGATTTTCGGCAGCGTGAGGATCATGAACGGCCAGGCCAGGAATCCCCACAATGGGGAAGACATCGGCGCTCCTATGGGAACCGATGTGCTGGCTACGAACGACGGGGTGGTGCGGTTGACCGTCGATCATATTTTCTCCGGCAAAGGTGTCTATGTGGATCATGGGCTCGGCTTCTACTCCATGTACTTCCATCTCTCAGAGGTGTCGGTCAAAGAGGGTGATCAGGTGAAAGCCGGCCAGGTTGTCGGCAAGGTCGGCGCCACCGGCCGGGCGACCGGTCCGCATTTGCACTGGGGTGTGAAGCTCAACGGCGCCCGCGTGAATCCGTACGCGCTGCTGGACCTGCCGTTCAAGGGAGCCATTCAGTCGGCTGCCCCTGAGACAGTGACGAAGCCGACATCCGGTGTAGGTTTATCGCCCCCATAG
- the pafA gene encoding Pup--protein ligase has protein sequence MKQRIFGLENEYGLIFSPNGRIYLPMEKVLGYIFEGLIPNSWPSNAFLVNGARFYQDTGCHPEYSTPECDNILDLVIHDKAGERLLEACLPAAEERLREEGLSGEIYIFKNNTDSLGNTYGCHENFLMRRDVDFWKVTEQLIPFFVTRQVYGGAGKVLKVSGKPQYFISQRAQHIHEKTSSSTTSSRSIINTRDEPHADAERYRRLHIIVGDSNMSEFVTYVKVGTAALVLSMIEAGYAVQGMELEDPVKAIREISRDPTLKKKVKLDDGRQLTGIEIQRVYLDRAQQYLAQQEHDPVHDDVFHKWATLLDRLEDDPMQLVHQVDWVTKKHLIQSYVDKKGCGWDDPRVYLLDLQFHDVKRTRGLYYLMESKGLIERVVEEDAVQRAMSTPPQTTRAKVRGDFIRFARAKNRSYTVDWTYLKLNGYWEETILCMDPFSATNRRVEELVSQVSGTRFSR, from the coding sequence ATAAAACAGCGGATCTTCGGCCTGGAAAACGAGTACGGCCTGATCTTCTCGCCGAACGGGCGCATCTATCTGCCGATGGAAAAAGTCCTCGGCTACATCTTTGAAGGTCTGATCCCCAACAGCTGGCCTTCCAACGCCTTCCTCGTCAACGGCGCCCGGTTTTATCAGGACACCGGCTGTCATCCCGAATACTCCACGCCCGAGTGCGATAATATTCTCGATCTCGTCATCCACGATAAAGCCGGGGAGCGGTTGCTGGAGGCCTGTCTTCCCGCGGCGGAAGAACGGTTGCGTGAAGAAGGCCTGTCGGGCGAAATCTACATCTTCAAGAACAATACGGATTCACTCGGGAATACCTATGGCTGTCATGAAAACTTTCTGATGCGGCGTGACGTGGATTTCTGGAAGGTCACGGAACAGCTGATTCCATTTTTCGTCACCCGGCAAGTCTACGGCGGAGCCGGGAAAGTGCTGAAGGTATCTGGGAAACCGCAATATTTCATTTCTCAGCGCGCCCAGCATATACACGAGAAAACGTCGTCTTCCACCACGTCCTCTCGCAGCATCATCAATACGCGCGATGAACCGCATGCCGATGCGGAACGGTACCGCCGGCTGCACATTATCGTCGGGGACTCCAATATGTCGGAGTTCGTCACCTATGTGAAGGTCGGCACGGCTGCGCTGGTACTCTCGATGATCGAAGCCGGGTATGCCGTGCAGGGGATGGAGTTGGAAGATCCGGTCAAAGCGATTCGGGAGATTTCTCGCGATCCAACCTTGAAGAAAAAAGTGAAGCTGGATGACGGGCGGCAGTTGACCGGCATCGAAATCCAGCGGGTCTATCTCGATCGCGCGCAGCAGTATTTAGCTCAGCAGGAGCATGATCCGGTTCACGACGATGTGTTTCACAAATGGGCGACGTTACTGGATCGGTTGGAGGATGATCCGATGCAGTTGGTCCATCAGGTGGACTGGGTGACCAAAAAGCATCTTATTCAGTCGTATGTCGATAAAAAGGGCTGTGGGTGGGATGATCCCCGTGTGTATCTGCTGGATTTGCAATTCCATGATGTGAAACGCACGCGGGGCCTTTATTATCTCATGGAGTCCAAGGGGCTCATTGAGCGGGTTGTGGAAGAGGACGCGGTGCAGCGGGCGATGTCGACGCCGCCGCAAACCACGCGCGCCAAGGTGCGGGGCGATTTTATCCGGTTTGCCAGGGCCAAGAATCGGTCGTATACCGTGGACTGGACCTATCTCAAACTCAACGGGTATTGGGAAGAGACGATTTTGTGTATGGATCCGTTCAGTGCCACGAACCGGCGGGTCGAAGAGTTAGTGTCACAAGTCTCAGGAACGAGGTTCTCTCGATGA
- the prcA gene encoding proteasome subunit alpha, giving the protein MPMPYYVSPEQMMQDKAEYAKKGIAKGRSSIAMEYADGVLFTADNPSASLHKISEVYDCIAFAGAGKYSEFENLRKAGIRHADLKGFMYSREDVTARSLANGYSQSLGTIFSQEMKPLEVEILVVQVGLNSHANEIYRISFDGSIIDEKTVAVIGGRSEAVLAAMKDKVAGPPPSLKAALGFCVSALEQTANQKLNPEGLEVAVLERARTGRKFRRLTPVEVQQLLTA; this is encoded by the coding sequence ATGCCGATGCCCTATTACGTGTCTCCCGAGCAGATGATGCAGGATAAGGCGGAGTATGCCAAAAAGGGCATCGCCAAGGGCCGTTCGAGCATTGCCATGGAATATGCGGATGGGGTGTTGTTCACCGCGGACAATCCCAGTGCGTCGCTTCATAAAATTTCCGAAGTGTATGACTGTATCGCGTTTGCCGGGGCGGGGAAGTACAGCGAGTTTGAGAATCTTCGAAAGGCCGGCATCCGCCATGCCGATTTGAAGGGCTTCATGTATAGCCGGGAAGATGTCACGGCTCGGTCGCTGGCCAACGGCTATTCGCAAAGTCTCGGTACTATCTTCAGCCAGGAAATGAAGCCGCTGGAAGTAGAAATTCTGGTGGTCCAGGTGGGACTGAACAGCCATGCGAACGAAATTTATCGTATTTCCTTCGACGGCAGCATCATCGATGAAAAGACTGTCGCCGTCATCGGCGGCCGGTCGGAGGCGGTGTTGGCGGCGATGAAGGACAAGGTGGCCGGTCCTCCCCCGTCTCTCAAGGCCGCGCTGGGTTTCTGCGTGTCTGCGCTGGAACAGACAGCCAATCAGAAACTCAACCCTGAAGGATTGGAAGTGGCCGTGCTCGAACGAGCCCGCACCGGCCGCAAGTTCAGGCGGCTCACGCCGGTTGAAGTCCAGCAACTCCTGACAGCCTGA
- the prcB gene encoding proteasome subunit beta translates to MNLPFLPNHDESSFFDFISKQYPGLTLGGTSGGGFPGTQESPRGGGALTVPQATTVLAIKYQQGVVIAGDRRATEGFQIADRRIEKVFKIDEYSAMAIAGAAGPCIEMAKLFQTELEHYEKLEGMSLSCEGKANKLGQMVKANLPMVFQGLVVMPLYVGYDLKRGEGRIFKYDITGGRYEESDYHAIGSGGKDARNTMREHFQRQLPEAEALKLALMSLYNAADDDVGTGGPDLVRGIYPTAKFVTAQGITDVPNDKIRAVYDVLLAARRSKET, encoded by the coding sequence ATGAATCTTCCTTTTTTGCCGAATCACGATGAATCGAGCTTCTTCGATTTTATCTCCAAGCAATATCCCGGGCTGACGCTGGGAGGAACCAGCGGCGGTGGGTTTCCCGGCACCCAGGAGTCACCACGAGGGGGCGGCGCGTTGACGGTTCCGCAGGCCACGACGGTGCTGGCCATTAAGTATCAGCAGGGTGTCGTGATCGCCGGTGACCGCCGGGCGACAGAAGGGTTTCAAATTGCGGACCGCCGGATCGAGAAAGTGTTCAAGATCGATGAGTATTCGGCCATGGCGATTGCCGGTGCAGCCGGGCCCTGCATCGAAATGGCGAAACTGTTTCAGACCGAGCTGGAGCATTACGAAAAGTTGGAGGGGATGTCGCTGTCATGCGAAGGGAAGGCCAATAAGCTCGGCCAAATGGTGAAGGCGAATTTGCCCATGGTGTTTCAAGGGCTCGTCGTGATGCCGCTTTACGTAGGTTATGATCTCAAGCGAGGTGAAGGGCGCATCTTCAAGTATGATATCACCGGTGGGCGGTATGAAGAGTCCGACTATCATGCGATCGGGTCAGGCGGAAAGGATGCGCGGAATACGATGCGCGAACATTTTCAACGCCAACTCCCGGAAGCCGAGGCCCTCAAGCTCGCGCTGATGTCGCTCTACAATGCCGCCGACGATGATGTGGGAACCGGTGGTCCCGATCTGGTGCGGGGGATCTATCCGACCGCCAAGTTCGTGACCGCGCAGGGGATCACGGATGTGCCGAACGACAAGATTCGGGCGGTCTATGACGTGTTGTTGGCCGCCCGCCGCTCGAAGGAGACGTAA
- the dop gene encoding depupylase/deamidase Dop, with the protein MQDQPSTNFSRVIGTETEFGIAAKDAALSDPVAGSIAVIGHYPGLPAPDAIWDYENENPLLDARGFEVEGERERPNPEYNRQLNKVLANGGRLYVDGAHPEYSIPECSDPREVVAFERIGERILAKSLTELTRARGREQCVVYKNNSDGKGNSYGYHENYLVARSVPFDRILRVLAPFFVTRLIVAGAGKVGAENQTNPAEYQISQRADFFECLADLNTMVKRPIINTRDEPHAEYSKYRRLHVIVGDANMAELSTYLKVGTLSMVLELLEAGADLPQIELDEPVRAIKQVSRDLDMKQSLKLANGRPTTAVAIQRAYWSAAKTYYATHPTTEIMQDVLHRWEHVLDCLEKDPRLLVDELDWVAKRHMIESYLDRKGCGWTDPRAKLMDLQYHDVRPDKGLFYTLERGNLVKRIVSEAEIVRAETMPPPGTRAYFRGRCAAKFAASLYGVSWTSVLFDFGNPTITRIPLMDPSRGTEAMTGALLESCPTAEALVAKLKA; encoded by the coding sequence ATGCAAGACCAGCCGTCGACGAATTTCTCCCGCGTGATCGGCACGGAAACCGAGTTCGGTATTGCAGCCAAGGATGCGGCACTATCGGATCCCGTGGCCGGGTCGATTGCCGTGATCGGCCACTACCCAGGGTTGCCGGCTCCCGACGCCATTTGGGACTATGAAAACGAAAATCCCCTCTTGGACGCGCGGGGCTTCGAGGTGGAGGGAGAACGAGAACGCCCCAACCCTGAGTACAATCGCCAGCTGAATAAGGTTTTAGCGAACGGCGGCCGTCTCTATGTCGACGGAGCGCACCCTGAATATTCCATTCCGGAATGCTCGGACCCCAGGGAAGTGGTGGCCTTCGAACGCATCGGAGAACGGATCCTTGCCAAGAGCCTCACTGAATTGACCCGCGCGCGCGGTCGTGAACAGTGCGTCGTCTATAAAAATAATTCCGACGGCAAAGGGAACAGCTACGGGTATCACGAGAACTATCTCGTCGCCCGTTCCGTCCCGTTTGATCGCATCCTCCGCGTGCTGGCGCCGTTTTTCGTGACCCGGTTGATTGTGGCCGGAGCCGGGAAGGTCGGCGCCGAGAATCAGACGAATCCCGCCGAGTACCAGATTTCCCAGCGTGCCGACTTTTTTGAATGCCTGGCCGATCTCAACACGATGGTCAAGCGGCCCATCATCAATACGCGGGATGAGCCGCATGCCGAATACAGCAAGTATCGGCGGCTGCATGTGATTGTGGGTGACGCCAACATGGCGGAGTTGTCCACCTATCTCAAGGTGGGAACGTTGAGCATGGTGTTGGAGTTGCTGGAAGCGGGTGCGGATCTTCCACAGATTGAGTTGGACGAGCCGGTTCGCGCGATCAAGCAGGTGTCTCGCGATCTGGATATGAAACAGTCCTTGAAGCTCGCGAACGGCCGGCCGACGACAGCGGTGGCGATTCAACGAGCCTACTGGAGCGCGGCGAAGACGTATTACGCGACCCATCCAACCACGGAGATCATGCAGGACGTTTTGCATCGATGGGAACATGTCCTGGATTGTCTGGAGAAGGATCCACGGTTGCTGGTCGATGAGTTGGATTGGGTCGCCAAGCGCCATATGATCGAGTCGTACCTGGATCGGAAAGGGTGCGGATGGACGGATCCGCGAGCCAAGCTCATGGACCTTCAGTATCATGATGTGCGGCCGGACAAGGGGCTTTTCTACACGCTTGAGCGGGGAAACCTGGTCAAGCGCATTGTGAGTGAGGCTGAAATTGTTCGCGCGGAAACCATGCCGCCTCCGGGGACGCGCGCCTATTTCCGCGGGCGTTGTGCGGCCAAGTTTGCCGCCTCACTGTATGGGGTCAGCTGGACCTCGGTGCTGTTCGATTTCGGGAATCCGACCATTACCAGGATCCCGTTGATGGATCCGAGCCGGGGCACGGAAGCCATGACGGGTGCGCTGCTGGAGAGTTGTCCGACGGCCGAAGCCCTTGTCGCCAAGTTGAAAGCCTAA